From the genome of Acidimicrobiia bacterium, one region includes:
- a CDS encoding sigma-70 family RNA polymerase sigma factor, whose protein sequence is MSAIVGEGEVVAITEDFDSFVARCGPDLRRVLVARYGLEVGLEAAADALAYAWERWARVGAMANPTGYLVRVGQSAARRYRRRPVGLPDAAPGADSTFDPRLPRALEHLSPRQRSAVVLICVHDWTYPAAAAALGVSESTLRNHVRRGLESLRRELGEDTR, encoded by the coding sequence GTGAGCGCAATCGTGGGTGAGGGCGAGGTCGTGGCGATCACCGAGGACTTCGACTCCTTCGTCGCCCGGTGCGGACCCGACCTGCGGCGCGTGCTGGTGGCCCGCTACGGGCTGGAGGTCGGGCTCGAGGCCGCGGCCGACGCGCTCGCGTACGCGTGGGAGCGATGGGCGCGCGTCGGCGCGATGGCGAACCCGACCGGCTATCTCGTGCGCGTCGGGCAGTCGGCGGCGCGCCGCTATCGACGGCGACCGGTCGGGCTGCCCGACGCCGCGCCGGGCGCCGACTCGACCTTCGACCCCCGCCTGCCGCGCGCGCTCGAGCACCTGTCGCCGCGCCAACGCAGCGCGGTCGTCTTGATCTGCGTGCACGACTGGACCTACCCGGCGGCCGCGGCCGCGCTCGGCGTGTCGGAGTCGACGTTGCGCAATCACGTGCGGCGCGGGCTCGAGTCGCTGCGCCGCGAGCTCGGAGAGGACACGCGATGA